The following are encoded together in the Xanthomonas vesicatoria ATCC 35937 genome:
- the lpxH gene encoding UDP-2,3-diacylglucosamine diphosphatase: MTTLFISDLHLDPARPAITALFLDFLQTQVPASDALYILGDLFEAWIGDDTPSTAADEVAVALHAVADAGVTIFFMPGNRDFLVGDAYAQRAGFRILPDPTVIDLYGHTTLLMHGDLLCTDDTAYQAFRTQTRDPVFQAQFLAQPLAARVAFAQQARAASQARYAELKQGDQAQLETVTDVSPTEVEATFVRYGLDRMIHGHTHRPAIHTLQAGDNTCTRIVLGDWYEQGSVLRVDADGVVLEQLPI; encoded by the coding sequence ATGACGACACTGTTCATTTCCGACCTGCATCTGGATCCGGCCCGGCCGGCCATCACCGCGCTGTTTCTGGATTTCCTGCAGACGCAGGTACCCGCTAGCGATGCGCTGTACATCCTTGGCGACCTGTTCGAAGCCTGGATCGGCGATGACACGCCCTCTACCGCCGCGGACGAGGTTGCGGTGGCCTTGCATGCGGTGGCCGACGCTGGCGTGACGATCTTCTTCATGCCTGGCAACCGCGATTTCCTGGTGGGCGATGCCTACGCGCAACGCGCGGGCTTTCGCATCCTGCCCGACCCCACCGTGATCGATCTCTACGGCCATACGACGCTGCTGATGCACGGCGATCTACTGTGCACTGACGACACTGCCTACCAAGCATTTCGTACGCAAACGCGCGACCCGGTGTTTCAAGCGCAGTTTCTGGCGCAGCCGCTGGCCGCACGCGTAGCATTCGCGCAGCAGGCACGTGCGGCAAGTCAGGCCCGCTACGCTGAACTCAAGCAGGGCGACCAAGCGCAGCTCGAAACCGTCACCGACGTGTCGCCGACTGAAGTGGAAGCGACCTTCGTGCGATACGGGCTGGATCGCATGATCCACGGCCATACCCATCGCCCTGCAATCCATACCCTGCAAGCCGGTGACAACACCTGCACGCGCATCGTGCTGGGCGATTGGTACGAGCAAGGCTCGGTGCTGCGGGTGGATGCCGATGGCGTTGTATTGGAGCAATTGCCAATTTAA
- a CDS encoding phosphatase PAP2 family protein has protein sequence MSSTRLEVLRGHEARWCRRANHWCRRHTVRRTFATISRLGDGVFWYSLMGLLVLLDGIDGVRASAHMAATGVLALTLYKALKRWTRRPRPYAADVRIRAWVAPLDEFSFPSGHTLHAVSFSIVALAYYPWLAPLLVPFSACVALSRVVLGLHYPSDVLAATAIGVVLASLSLWGLPALIG, from the coding sequence ATGTCGTCAACGCGGCTTGAGGTCTTGCGCGGCCACGAAGCGCGCTGGTGCCGGCGCGCCAACCATTGGTGCCGCCGACACACGGTGCGCCGCACATTCGCCACCATCAGCCGCCTGGGCGATGGCGTGTTCTGGTACAGCCTGATGGGCCTGTTGGTGCTGCTCGATGGCATAGATGGCGTTCGCGCCTCGGCGCACATGGCTGCCACCGGCGTGCTTGCCTTGACGCTGTACAAGGCACTCAAGCGCTGGACGCGCCGCCCGCGCCCGTATGCGGCCGACGTGCGCATCCGCGCCTGGGTGGCACCGCTGGACGAGTTCAGCTTTCCCTCCGGCCACACCTTGCATGCGGTGTCCTTCAGCATCGTGGCGCTGGCCTATTACCCATGGCTGGCCCCGCTGTTGGTGCCATTCTCGGCCTGTGTAGCGCTGTCGCGCGTAGTGCTTGGGCTGCATTACCCCAGCGACGTACTGGCCGCCACGGCGATCGGGGTGGTGCTGGCGAGTCTGTCGTTGTGGGGGCTGCCGGCGCTGATTGGGTAG
- the ppx gene encoding exopolyphosphatase: MPSPTIPPLRDGDFLAAIDLGSNSFHMVIARYLMGQLRVVDRLRETVRMADGLDGKGGLSNEARQRALECLARFGQRIREVPSLRVRALATNTVRQLRSPQAFLMPAETALGHAIEVVSGREEARLIYLGVTHAQPPKPDQRRLVIDIGGGSTEFIIGQGFQTLERESLQAGCIASTRRFFPGGKLSKKKWKDALTEIGAEFQQFAGQYKALGWHEAVGSSGTHKAIGEICAAMKLTKGAITAQALPALRDELLKAKRIEDIQLPGLAAERRPIIAGGILVLEAAFQALGLEKLMVSKAAMREGILYDMLGRGGENDPRDSSVASLVQRYGIDEVQSRRVEATACRLFDQVCESWQLDGDDAQVLRRAARLHELGLIIAHSQYHVHGSYILEHSDIAGFSRQEQQVLAALVRTHRRNVPKTAFDALPDRLLLPTRRKAALLRLAVLLHRAHESDPIPTLELTADDTRLSLILSQSWIDSRPLLRADLIGEVESMAGLGIAFKPFVT, translated from the coding sequence ATGCCCTCCCCCACGATTCCGCCCCTGCGCGATGGCGATTTTCTTGCCGCCATCGACCTAGGGTCCAACAGTTTCCACATGGTGATTGCGCGCTACCTGATGGGTCAGCTGCGCGTCGTCGACCGCCTGCGCGAAACCGTGCGCATGGCCGATGGTCTGGATGGCAAGGGGGGGCTGTCCAACGAAGCGCGCCAGCGTGCACTCGAATGCCTGGCGCGCTTTGGCCAACGCATCCGTGAGGTGCCCTCGCTGCGCGTGCGCGCGCTGGCGACCAACACGGTGCGTCAGCTGCGCTCGCCGCAGGCCTTTTTGATGCCGGCCGAAACGGCGCTGGGGCATGCGATCGAAGTGGTCAGCGGACGCGAGGAAGCGCGCCTGATCTATCTGGGCGTGACCCATGCGCAACCGCCCAAACCCGATCAACGCCGGCTGGTGATCGACATCGGTGGTGGCTCGACCGAATTCATCATCGGCCAGGGCTTCCAGACGCTGGAACGCGAAAGTCTGCAGGCCGGCTGCATTGCCAGCACCCGGCGCTTTTTCCCGGGCGGCAAGTTGTCGAAGAAAAAATGGAAGGACGCGCTGACCGAGATCGGCGCAGAGTTCCAGCAGTTCGCCGGCCAGTACAAGGCGCTGGGCTGGCACGAGGCTGTCGGTTCGTCCGGCACGCACAAGGCGATCGGCGAAATCTGCGCGGCGATGAAGCTCACCAAGGGCGCGATCACCGCGCAGGCGCTACCGGCGCTGCGCGATGAACTGCTCAAGGCCAAGCGCATCGAAGACATCCAGTTGCCCGGCCTGGCGGCCGAGCGGCGGCCGATCATCGCCGGTGGAATCCTGGTGCTCGAAGCGGCCTTCCAGGCCCTGGGGCTGGAGAAGCTGATGGTCAGCAAGGCGGCGATGCGCGAAGGCATCCTGTACGACATGCTCGGCCGCGGCGGCGAAAACGACCCGCGTGACAGCTCGGTGGCCTCGCTGGTGCAGCGTTATGGCATCGATGAAGTGCAGTCGCGGCGTGTGGAGGCCACCGCCTGCCGCCTGTTCGATCAGGTGTGCGAATCCTGGCAACTGGATGGCGACGATGCGCAGGTGCTGCGGCGTGCCGCACGGCTGCACGAGCTTGGCCTGATCATCGCGCACAGCCAGTACCACGTGCACGGCAGCTACATCCTGGAACATTCGGATATCGCCGGGTTTTCGCGGCAGGAGCAGCAGGTCCTGGCAGCGCTGGTACGCACGCATCGGCGCAACGTGCCCAAGACCGCCTTCGATGCGCTTCCGGACCGGCTGTTGCTGCCCACCCGCCGCAAGGCCGCGCTGCTGCGGCTGGCAGTGCTGCTGCATCGTGCGCACGAATCGGACCCGATTCCGACACTGGAACTCACTGCCGACGACACCCGGCTGTCGCTGATCCTGTCGCAGAGCTGGATCGATTCGCGCCCGCTGCTGCGCGCCGATCTGATCGGCGAAGTCGAAAGCATGGCCGGCCTGGGCATCGCGTTCAAACCATTTGTGACCTGA
- the ppk1 gene encoding polyphosphate kinase 1 encodes MGHAKQLHDVTPSEDIATDPLRDPALYINRELSQLDFNFRVLAQALDEQVPLLERLRFLCISCTNLDEFFEIRAATVRHAQEFGLPPAPDGLSPTAILNAVHDRAAKLVEQQYHAWNDVLRPAMEEAGVAVLGRATWTSRQKRWLRAYFRNEIMPVLSPLGLDPAHPFPKILNKTLNIVVVLEGQDAFGRAGHLAIVRAPRSLPRIIQLPASLSPEGAQSFVFLSSVLSEFVDELFPGMQVKGSYQFRVTRNSELVVDEEEVENLALALRDELVTRGYRPAVRLEIAHDCPAPIMRTLLQNFGLNENAVYRIVGPVNLSRVTQVYDLVQRPELKYPSFNPRTLRDSEGIFQIVSKGDVLLHHPFDAFTAVLDVIRQAAVDPNVLAIKQTLYRTGKDSLIVDALILAARNGKDVTVVVELRARFDEEANLGLADKLQEAGVQVVYGVVGFKTHAKMLLIVRREGRKLKRYVHLGTGNYHSGTARLYTDISLITADAEIGNDVHMLFQQLSGLAPRMKLDQLLQSPFTLHAGVLKRIDRETRLARNGRPGRIIAKMNALNEPQVVRALYSASQAGVQIDLIVRGACTLRPGVPGVSENIRVRSIVGRFLEHSRAYWFGNDGAAELYCASADWLERNLLRRVETCFPILDPDLAKRVYREVLQNYLDDNVSAWELDAEGVYHKRTPGPGEPAHSAQMTLLDRI; translated from the coding sequence ATGGGCCACGCCAAACAACTGCACGACGTCACACCTTCCGAGGACATCGCAACCGATCCCTTGCGTGATCCGGCGCTGTACATCAATCGGGAACTGTCGCAACTGGACTTCAATTTCCGGGTACTGGCGCAGGCGCTGGACGAACAGGTGCCGCTGCTCGAACGGCTGCGGTTCCTGTGCATTTCGTGCACCAACCTGGACGAGTTCTTCGAGATTCGCGCTGCCACCGTGCGGCATGCGCAGGAGTTCGGCCTGCCACCGGCGCCGGACGGCTTGAGCCCCACAGCCATCCTCAACGCCGTGCACGACCGCGCGGCCAAGCTGGTGGAGCAGCAATACCACGCGTGGAATGACGTGCTGCGCCCGGCGATGGAAGAGGCCGGCGTTGCGGTGCTCGGCCGCGCAACCTGGACCTCGCGGCAGAAGCGCTGGTTGCGCGCCTATTTCCGCAACGAGATCATGCCGGTGCTATCGCCGCTGGGTCTGGACCCGGCGCATCCGTTCCCGAAGATTCTCAACAAGACCTTGAACATCGTGGTGGTGCTGGAAGGCCAGGATGCGTTTGGGCGCGCCGGCCATCTGGCCATCGTGCGTGCGCCGCGCTCGTTGCCGCGCATCATCCAGTTGCCGGCCAGCCTGTCGCCGGAAGGCGCGCAGAGTTTTGTGTTCCTGTCCTCGGTGTTGTCCGAGTTCGTGGACGAATTGTTCCCGGGTATGCAGGTCAAAGGCTCCTACCAATTCCGCGTCACCCGTAATTCCGAACTGGTGGTGGACGAAGAAGAAGTCGAAAACCTGGCACTGGCACTGCGCGACGAACTGGTCACGCGCGGCTACCGTCCTGCGGTGCGGCTGGAGATCGCGCACGATTGCCCGGCGCCGATCATGCGCACCTTGCTGCAGAACTTCGGCTTGAACGAGAACGCGGTGTATCGCATCGTCGGGCCGGTAAATCTGAGCCGTGTCACCCAGGTCTACGACCTCGTGCAGCGCCCGGAGCTCAAGTACCCCTCGTTTAACCCGCGCACCCTGCGCGACAGCGAGGGCATCTTCCAGATCGTCAGCAAGGGCGATGTACTGCTGCATCATCCCTTCGACGCGTTCACCGCGGTGCTGGATGTGATCCGTCAGGCAGCGGTCGACCCGAACGTGCTGGCGATCAAGCAGACGCTGTATCGCACCGGCAAGGATTCGCTGATTGTCGATGCGCTGATTTTGGCTGCACGCAACGGCAAGGACGTCACCGTGGTGGTGGAGCTGCGCGCACGCTTTGACGAAGAGGCCAACCTGGGCCTGGCCGACAAGCTGCAGGAAGCAGGCGTGCAGGTGGTCTATGGCGTGGTCGGTTTCAAGACCCACGCCAAGATGCTGCTGATCGTGCGGCGCGAGGGGCGCAAGCTCAAACGCTATGTGCACCTGGGCACCGGCAACTACCACAGCGGCACCGCGCGGCTGTACACCGACATCAGCCTGATCACTGCCGATGCGGAGATCGGCAACGACGTGCACATGCTGTTTCAGCAGTTGTCCGGGCTTGCCCCGCGCATGAAGCTGGACCAGTTGCTGCAGTCGCCATTCACCTTGCATGCCGGCGTACTGAAGCGGATCGACCGCGAGACCCGCCTGGCGCGCAATGGCCGCCCCGGCCGCATCATCGCCAAGATGAATGCCCTCAACGAACCGCAGGTGGTGCGTGCGCTGTATTCCGCCTCGCAAGCCGGTGTGCAGATCGACCTGATCGTGCGTGGCGCCTGCACGCTGCGCCCCGGGGTGCCGGGCGTGTCGGAGAACATCCGTGTGCGTTCAATCGTGGGGCGGTTCCTGGAACACAGCCGTGCCTACTGGTTCGGCAACGACGGGGCGGCCGAGTTGTATTGCGCCAGCGCCGATTGGTTGGAACGCAATCTGTTGCGCCGTGTGGAGACTTGCTTCCCGATCCTGGACCCGGATCTGGCCAAGCGCGTGTATCGCGAAGTGCTGCAGAACTACCTGGACGACAACGTCAGTGCCTGGGAGCTGGATGCCGAAGGGGTTTACCACAAGCGCACACCGGGCCCTGGCGAACCGGCGCATTCGGCGCAGATGACCTTGCTCGATCGGATCTAA
- the phoR gene encoding phosphate regulon sensor histidine kinase PhoR: MPQHIRSAWLKTLGTLALLLGAAVVVGMLIEHVWMALTLTALGVLSWHYWRLRQVLRRLTARQRAEPATGVGAWNELDRLLYRSQAEMRGRKRRLIDMLRTYRAAAQALPDAVVVVDRNSQRVQWFNKAAGGLLGLHHPGDMGVSVVERLQPLPLAHWLAAGRNAEPMLDAASPVDPDLRLNLRLIPYSDDYWLLVARDVSKLLRLEQVRRDFVANVSHELRTPLTVVHGYLDMLDPEDFPDSGPMLAEMRKQSQRMAQLVEDLLTLSRLESQEELGEEHVAMAPMLSTLRREAEAHSQGRHTVEVIDDAGVDLLGSNKELHSAFSNLVTNAVRYTPGGGTVTIRFMREGDGAALAVRDTGYGIPASHLPRITERFYRVSSSRSRESGGTGLGLSIVKHILGLHQARLDIESEVGRGSEFSCHFVAARVVQREQSLPLSRSA, encoded by the coding sequence ATGCCTCAACATATTCGTTCCGCCTGGCTCAAGACGCTCGGCACCCTTGCGCTTTTGCTGGGCGCTGCCGTCGTGGTGGGCATGCTGATCGAGCATGTGTGGATGGCATTGACGCTCACCGCGCTGGGCGTGCTGAGCTGGCACTACTGGCGGCTGCGTCAGGTGCTGCGCCGCCTTACCGCACGTCAGCGTGCCGAGCCTGCCACCGGCGTCGGTGCCTGGAACGAGCTGGACCGCCTGCTGTACCGCAGCCAGGCAGAAATGCGAGGGCGCAAGCGCCGTTTGATCGACATGCTGCGCACCTACCGCGCCGCGGCGCAGGCGCTGCCGGACGCGGTGGTGGTGGTGGACCGCAACAGCCAGCGCGTGCAGTGGTTCAACAAGGCCGCCGGCGGTTTGCTCGGCCTGCACCATCCTGGCGACATGGGCGTGTCGGTGGTGGAACGCCTACAGCCATTGCCGCTTGCGCACTGGCTGGCGGCCGGCCGCAATGCCGAGCCGATGCTGGATGCGGCCTCGCCGGTGGACCCGGACCTGCGCCTGAATCTGCGCCTGATCCCCTACTCCGACGACTACTGGCTGCTGGTGGCGCGCGATGTCAGCAAGCTGCTGCGCCTGGAGCAGGTACGCCGCGACTTCGTGGCCAATGTGTCGCACGAACTGCGCACGCCATTGACGGTGGTGCACGGCTACCTGGACATGCTCGACCCGGAAGACTTCCCGGACTCTGGCCCGATGCTGGCCGAGATGCGCAAGCAGTCGCAGCGCATGGCGCAGCTGGTGGAAGACCTGCTGACCCTGTCGCGGCTGGAATCGCAAGAAGAGCTCGGCGAAGAACATGTGGCGATGGCACCGATGCTGTCGACCTTGCGCCGCGAGGCCGAGGCGCACAGCCAGGGCCGGCACACGGTGGAAGTGATCGACGATGCCGGCGTGGATCTGCTTGGTTCCAACAAGGAATTGCATAGCGCGTTTTCTAACCTTGTGACCAATGCGGTGCGCTATACGCCTGGCGGCGGCACGGTGACGATCCGCTTCATGCGCGAAGGCGATGGTGCGGCGCTGGCGGTGCGCGATACCGGCTATGGCATTCCCGCCTCGCATTTGCCGCGCATCACCGAGCGGTTTTACCGCGTCTCCAGCAGCCGTTCGCGCGAAAGCGGCGGCACGGGGCTGGGGCTGTCGATCGTCAAGCACATCCTGGGCCTGCACCAGGCACGGCTGGACATTGAAAGCGAGGTGGGACGCGGCAGCGAATTCTCCTGTCATTTTGTGGCCGCACGCGTCGTGCAGCGCGAGCAGTCCCTGCCACTGTCACGCTCGGCGTGA
- the phoB gene encoding phosphate regulon transcriptional regulator PhoB: MQKRILIVDDEPAIRDMVAFALRKGEFEPIHAGDAREAQTAIADRVPDLILLDWMLPGTSGLDLARRWRKEQLTREIPIIMLTARGEENDRVGGLEAGVDDYVVKPFSARELLARIRAVMRRTREDDEDGSVAVGRLRIDGAAHRVFAGDAPVPIGPTEYRLLHFFMTHPERVYTRTQLLDHVWGGSVYVEERTIDVHIRRLRKTLEPFGLENMVQTVRGSGYRFSSAT, from the coding sequence GTGCAGAAACGCATTCTGATCGTCGATGACGAACCCGCGATCCGCGACATGGTGGCGTTCGCGCTGCGCAAAGGCGAGTTCGAGCCCATCCATGCTGGCGACGCGCGCGAGGCACAGACCGCCATCGCTGACCGCGTGCCCGACCTGATTCTGCTGGACTGGATGCTGCCGGGCACCAGCGGGCTGGATCTGGCGCGGCGCTGGCGCAAGGAACAGCTGACCCGGGAGATCCCGATCATCATGCTGACCGCGCGCGGCGAAGAGAACGACCGTGTCGGCGGGCTAGAAGCCGGCGTGGACGACTACGTGGTCAAGCCGTTCTCGGCGCGCGAGTTGCTGGCGCGCATCCGTGCGGTGATGCGCCGCACCCGCGAGGACGACGAAGACGGCAGCGTAGCGGTGGGCCGCCTGCGCATCGATGGCGCAGCGCACCGCGTATTTGCCGGCGATGCGCCGGTGCCGATCGGCCCGACCGAGTACCGGCTGCTGCATTTCTTCATGACCCACCCTGAGCGCGTGTACACGCGCACCCAGCTGCTGGATCATGTCTGGGGCGGCAGCGTGTATGTGGAAGAGCGCACCATCGATGTGCACATTCGCCGGCTGCGCAAGACGCTGGAACCGTTCGGCCTGGAAAACATGGTGCAGACCGTACGCGGCTCGGGCTATCGTTTTTCGTCGGCAACCTGA
- a CDS encoding M48 family metalloprotease: MRLLPLATALTLALAMGVAPAQESRLPDIGSSAGELLTPARQAEYGKMMLAELRNYDYVLDDPLIGDWLQTMGTRLGANSDQPQQPFTFFMLRDRQINAFATLGGYIAVNAGLVLTAEREDEVAAVLSHEIAHVTQQHVLRGVERAQRDQIPILLGMLAAVVAAQQAGGNSKGDATMATITSAMGLMQQRQIDYTRSNESEADRLGIRTLVRSGYDVDAMAGFFERMSVAMRANEGGYSAPDFLQTHPVTTTRISEAKARAEQMKKNTVVLTTSVPGGTRQERVDPADPSLSEPLSRNGNALLPYALRLPVDALSRGGDQQGFDWAKERLRVLSASTPDAAIREYENLRRSAKQGLTDAQRYGLALAQLRNSGSRPSEPVAELVGLLEAHPDNLWLALGLSEAQARVGQREAANARFDALLKRLPNNRAVALTYAGALNEQASKESGQRARQVLEPLLYRSSEDPLLQQTYARACELAGDHLRASEAYAESASLNGRPEQALIQLEALKKKDLDYVTRARVDARIAAITPTVLELRRQGIRDPDLSTQ; this comes from the coding sequence TTGCGCCTGCTTCCGCTCGCCACTGCCCTTACCCTGGCCCTCGCCATGGGCGTGGCACCTGCGCAGGAAAGCCGCCTGCCCGATATTGGCTCGTCGGCCGGCGAGCTGCTGACTCCCGCCCGTCAGGCCGAGTACGGCAAGATGATGCTGGCCGAGTTGCGCAACTACGACTACGTGCTGGACGACCCGCTGATCGGCGACTGGCTGCAGACCATGGGCACCCGGCTTGGCGCCAACAGCGACCAGCCGCAGCAACCGTTTACCTTTTTCATGCTGCGCGACCGCCAGATCAATGCGTTCGCCACCCTAGGCGGCTATATCGCGGTCAATGCCGGGCTGGTGCTGACCGCCGAGCGCGAGGATGAAGTGGCGGCGGTGCTGTCGCACGAAATCGCCCACGTCACCCAGCAGCATGTGTTGCGCGGGGTGGAACGGGCGCAGCGCGACCAGATCCCGATCCTGCTCGGCATGCTGGCGGCAGTGGTGGCGGCGCAACAGGCCGGCGGCAACTCCAAGGGCGATGCCACCATGGCTACCATCACCAGCGCGATGGGGCTGATGCAGCAGCGCCAGATCGACTACACCCGCTCCAACGAATCGGAGGCCGACCGGCTAGGCATCCGCACGCTGGTGCGCAGCGGCTATGACGTGGACGCGATGGCCGGCTTCTTCGAACGCATGTCGGTGGCGATGCGCGCCAACGAGGGCGGCTACAGCGCACCGGACTTCCTGCAGACCCACCCGGTGACCACCACCCGCATCAGCGAGGCCAAGGCGCGCGCCGAGCAGATGAAGAAGAACACTGTGGTATTGACCACCTCGGTGCCGGGCGGAACGCGCCAAGAGCGCGTGGACCCGGCCGACCCCTCGTTGTCGGAGCCGTTGAGCCGCAACGGCAACGCGCTGCTGCCGTATGCGCTGCGGCTGCCGGTGGACGCGTTGAGCCGTGGCGGTGACCAACAGGGGTTCGACTGGGCCAAGGAGCGCCTGCGCGTGCTCAGTGCGAGCACGCCCGATGCGGCCATTCGCGAATACGAAAATCTGCGCCGCAGCGCCAAGCAGGGCCTGACCGATGCGCAGCGTTATGGGCTGGCGCTGGCGCAACTGCGCAACAGCGGGAGCCGGCCAAGCGAGCCGGTGGCCGAGCTGGTAGGCTTGCTGGAAGCGCATCCGGACAACCTGTGGCTGGCACTGGGCCTGAGCGAGGCGCAGGCGCGCGTGGGCCAGCGCGAAGCAGCCAATGCGCGCTTCGATGCGTTGCTGAAGCGGCTGCCGAACAACCGTGCGGTGGCACTGACCTACGCCGGCGCGCTGAACGAACAGGCCAGCAAGGAATCCGGTCAGCGCGCGCGCCAGGTGCTCGAACCCCTGCTCTACCGCAGCAGCGAGGACCCGCTGCTGCAGCAGACCTACGCCCGCGCTTGCGAGCTGGCTGGGGACCATCTGCGTGCCAGCGAGGCCTATGCCGAGTCGGCGTCTTTGAACGGGCGCCCCGAGCAGGCCCTGATCCAGTTGGAGGCGCTGAAAAAGAAGGATCTGGACTATGTGACACGTGCGCGGGTGGATGCGCGCATTGCCGCAATCACCCCGACGGTACTGGAACTGCGCCGCCAAGGTATCCGCGACCCCGATCTGTCTACGCAATAA
- the grxC gene encoding glutaredoxin 3 → MSQDHTGQDAATGPQITLYSTAICPYCVAAKNFLKSKGQTWTEVRIDLDPAERDKMVALARRTSVPQIFVGDVHVGGYDDMMAMHRAGKLEPLFAAAGGQA, encoded by the coding sequence GTGAGCCAAGACCACACCGGGCAGGACGCGGCCACCGGCCCGCAGATCACCCTGTATTCCACCGCCATCTGTCCGTATTGCGTGGCGGCCAAGAACTTCCTCAAGAGCAAGGGCCAGACCTGGACCGAGGTGCGGATCGACCTCGACCCGGCCGAGCGCGACAAGATGGTCGCCCTGGCGCGCCGCACCAGCGTGCCGCAGATCTTTGTCGGCGACGTCCATGTGGGTGGCTATGACGACATGATGGCCATGCACCGCGCCGGCAAACTCGAACCGCTGTTCGCCGCCGCAGGCGGTCAGGCATGA
- a CDS encoding carboxymuconolactone decarboxylase family protein, giving the protein MSGSDDGSADRLREFTDFRQRMNQRILAEPNQVVRRFFALDTQTYQAGALDVKTKELLGLVASMVLRCDDCISYHVAQCKDAGVTRDEFFETFSVGLVVGGSIVIPHLRRAVDFLDQLEGGAPAPAEHSHG; this is encoded by the coding sequence ATGAGTGGTTCCGACGACGGCAGCGCCGATCGCCTGCGCGAGTTCACCGACTTCCGCCAGCGCATGAACCAACGCATTCTGGCCGAGCCCAATCAGGTCGTACGGCGTTTCTTCGCGCTGGACACCCAGACCTACCAGGCCGGCGCGCTGGACGTGAAGACCAAGGAGCTGCTCGGCCTTGTTGCGTCGATGGTGCTGCGCTGCGACGACTGCATCAGCTACCACGTGGCGCAATGCAAGGACGCCGGCGTCACTCGCGACGAGTTTTTCGAGACTTTTTCGGTCGGCCTGGTGGTTGGCGGCTCCATCGTGATCCCGCATCTGCGCCGCGCGGTGGACTTCCTCGACCAGCTCGAAGGCGGCGCGCCTGCGCCGGCCGAACACAGCCACGGCTAA
- a CDS encoding isocitrate dehydrogenase, translating to MTQTITVIRGDGIGPEIMDATLFVLDALQAGLTYEYADAGLVALEKHGDLLPESTLASITKNKVALKSPLTTPVGEGFSSINVAMRRKFDLYANVRPAKSFPNTKSRFADGVDLITVRENTEGAYLSEGQTVSEDGETAFSGARVTRKGSERIVRYAFDLARATGRKKVTAVHKANIIKSTSGLFLKVARDVATQYPEIEFQEMIVDNTCMQLVMRPEQFDIIVTTNLFGDIISDLCAGLVGGLGLAPGANIGVDAAIFEAVHGSAPDIAGQGKANPCALLLGAAQMLDHIGQPQNAERLREAIVATLEAKDSLTPDLGGTGNTMGFAKAIASRL from the coding sequence ATGACGCAGACAATCACGGTCATCCGCGGCGACGGTATTGGCCCGGAGATCATGGATGCCACGCTGTTCGTGCTCGACGCGCTGCAAGCTGGCCTGACCTACGAGTACGCCGACGCCGGCCTGGTCGCGCTGGAAAAGCACGGCGATCTGCTGCCCGAGTCCACCCTGGCGTCGATCACCAAGAACAAGGTGGCGCTGAAGAGCCCGCTGACCACGCCGGTCGGCGAGGGCTTCAGTTCGATCAACGTGGCCATGCGTCGGAAGTTCGACCTGTACGCCAACGTGCGTCCGGCCAAGTCGTTCCCCAATACCAAGTCGCGCTTCGCCGATGGCGTTGACCTGATCACGGTGCGCGAAAACACCGAAGGTGCTTACCTGAGCGAAGGCCAGACCGTGTCCGAGGACGGCGAGACTGCGTTCTCCGGCGCCCGCGTCACCCGCAAGGGCTCAGAGCGCATCGTGCGCTATGCCTTCGACCTGGCGCGCGCCACCGGCCGCAAGAAGGTCACCGCGGTGCACAAGGCCAACATCATCAAGTCGACCTCGGGCCTGTTCCTGAAAGTCGCCCGCGATGTCGCCACGCAGTACCCGGAAATCGAATTCCAGGAAATGATCGTCGACAACACCTGCATGCAGCTGGTGATGCGTCCTGAGCAGTTCGACATCATCGTGACCACCAACCTGTTCGGCGACATCATTTCCGACCTGTGTGCCGGTCTGGTCGGCGGCCTGGGCCTGGCCCCGGGCGCCAACATCGGTGTCGACGCGGCGATCTTCGAAGCCGTGCACGGCTCGGCGCCGGACATCGCGGGGCAGGGCAAGGCCAACCCGTGCGCGCTGTTGCTGGGTGCCGCGCAGATGCTGGACCACATCGGCCAGCCGCAGAACGCCGAGCGCCTGCGCGAAGCGATCGTCGCCACCCTGGAAGCCAAGGACTCGCTGACCCCCGACCTGGGCGGCACCGGCAACACCATGGGCTTTGCCAAGGCTATCGCCAGCCGCCTCTGA